The proteins below are encoded in one region of Penaeus monodon isolate SGIC_2016 chromosome 32, NSTDA_Pmon_1, whole genome shotgun sequence:
- the LOC119593370 gene encoding uncharacterized protein LOC119593370, with amino-acid sequence MALISAEPTIFMYMASYGILIILSQDFILSRLCFAQLGDPDCGNSSARSASSLTSPTSFTSPLNLYPNPEGEWEPLRDTADQNSRAREVQEEAVRLYMGATITLSITSILSSQFLGHWMDRCSKKVLMIAPVVCMIVWALGIVFLATFPQLPIYLIFIAIAIGNISGGYVTLKSAVTSYVIQISSESQRTVRLSMLEAAIFLGGAVGLLSLPFLTDYFGATHAMLFLGAEGLAVINFLYIIFVLPDDGGPPRSSNFGEDEIIAPGESLPRDHNYGSFQGAGHSVLSQGSHITASRHTVADIVVTSPEGEDCGDFSDLPVSPRGGGSRYGTPPELTVKPESPDNHSSYGTPTPDMFSQETYLRARYALSAALGIVTSVAGVSDPASRYGTPPEYPSDLQYVPGDFSEDAGRSRCHSYPAQTRISVQQRSAKMDEVKTGVIKGVSMRDDFLTLRWGERVGFEQTVDEVDSEDLHKTQEAPNNLDQAPSSLFPEIVAVTHSFCLTDDSSHDSDHHHIHCADSCISDVSHPCIDNCHSDAWLGDNHYPDGDHCHCDDPDRDYRPSDACDGQVIPCVFTKHRLQRPASSVSLYQEANVKEEKEFEKSKEEERDTAITQAKGEKGERKEEDGEHDGIFGRLLDALVTTFRYRPNGVRSMVVASVIANFFISFVVPAEMDVIFLYVKAKLGWSFTSYATFFALKCGVDGVALLLLLPLLRRCLGLRNASLGVLGGLSRATYFIVLGSAYKPSMVFGALATAVFGQYLFVSIRAIMSSLVDENEQGRVFTVLSSVDQLAQLFGSLAYDNLFPVFLSKNMPGVTLMLAGFVAIIPTVFFGVLYFSLDNVTRRKTSEKRPLLPGN; translated from the exons ATGGCGCTGATATCGGCTGAACCTACTATCTTCATGTACATGGCATCTTATGGGATTTTA ATAATCTTAAGCCAGGATTTCATCTTGTCTCGTCTGTGTTTTGCGCAACTTGGAGACCCAGACTGTGGGAACAGCAGTGCGCGTTCAGCGTCCTCTTTgacttcccccacctccttcacgTCGCCTCTTAACCTTTACCCGAATCCCGAAGGAGAATGGGAGCCCTTAAGAGATACAGCGGATCAGAATTCTAGGGCGCGGGAAGTGCAGGAGGAGGCTGTGAGGCTCTACATGGGCGCAACTATCACCCTCTCCATAACCTCCATCCTGTCATCACAGTTCCTGGGACATTGGATGGACAG GTGTTCAAAAAAGGTCCTTATGATTGCACCCGTTGTGTGCATGATCGTGTGGGCACTTGGAATCGTGTTTCTGGCCACTTTTCCTCAGTTACCCATCTACTTGATcttcatcgccatcgccattgGGAACATCTCTGGCGGATACGTGACTCTGAAG TCGGCGGTGACGAGCTACGTGATCCAGATATCCTCGGAGAGCCAAAGGACAGTTCGGCTCAGTATGTTAGAGGCGGCCATTTTCCTTGGGGGCGCCGTGGGCCTCCTCTCGCTGCCCTTCCTCACGGACTACTTCGGGGCGACACATGCTATGCTTTTCTTAG GTGCTGAAGGTTTGGCTGTCATTAACTTCCTGTACATCATATTTGTCCTACCCGACGATGGAGGCCCACCACGAAGCAGCAACTTCGGCGAAGATGAAATAATCGCTCCTGGCGAATCCCTTCCCCGTGACCACAACTATGGCTCTTTCCAAGGGGCCGGCCATTCTGTTCTGTCACAAGGGAGTCACATCACCGCCAGCCGCCACACAGTCGCCGACATCGTCGTAACGTCTCCAGAGGGTGAGGATTGTGGGGATTTCTCCGACCTTCCAGTTAGTCCCAGAGGAGGTGGGAGTCGCTACGGCACTCCTCCCGAGCTCACTGTCAAGCCCGAATCCCCGGACAACCATAGTTCATATGGCACTCCCACTCCTGACATGTTCTCGCAAGAAACATACTTGCGTGCCCGCTATGCCCTTAGCGCCGCCCTCGGAATAGTAACGAGCGTAGCGGGGGTGTCCGACCCAGCCAGCAGGTATGGGACACCCCCCGAATACCCATCAGATCTACAGTATGTCCCAGGTGATTTCTCTGAAGACGCCGGAAGATCTCGATGTCATTCGTATCCTGCACAAACACGGATTAGCGTGCAGCAACGATCTGCAAAAATGGATGAAGTAAAGACTGGTGTAATAAAGGGAGTCTCCATGCGTGATGATTTCTTGACCTTAAGGTGGGGTGAGCGTGTCGGGTTCGAACAAACAGTTGATGAAGTGGACAGTGAAGATCTCCATAAAACACAAGAAGCGCCGAACAATTTGGACCAAGCTCCGTCATCACTGTTCCCGGAAATCGTAGCAGTAACTCATAGCTTTTGCTTAACTGATGATTCCAGCCACGATAGTGATCATCACCACATTCACTGTGCTGATTCTTGTATCAGTGACGTTTCCCATCCTTGCATCGATAACTGCCATTCCGACGCCTGGCTGGGAGATAACCATTATCCAGATGGTGATCATTGCCACTGCGACGACCCGGACCGCGATTACCGCCCCAGCGATGCGTGTGATGGCCAAGTGATTCCATGCGTATTTACCAAGCATCGGCTTCAGAGGCCTGCTTCCTCTGTGAGCCTTTATCAAGAAGCGAATgtcaaagaagagaaagaatttgaaaaatcaaaggaggaagaaagagacacagcAATAACTCaagcaaaaggagaaaaaggtgaacgaaaagaggaagatggggaacaCGATGGCATTTTTGGACGTCTTCTTGATGCTTTGGTAACAACTTTCCGGTACCGGCCAAACGGCGTCCGAAGCATGGTCGTTGCCTCCGTCATTGCCAACTTCTTTATATCCTTCGTTGTCCCAG CGGAAATGGATGTCATCTTCCTGTATGTGAAGGCCAAGCTTGGTTGGTCCTTTACCAGCTATGCAACCTTTTTCGCCCTCAAGTGCGGCGTGGACGGCGTGGCCCTCTTGTTGCTGCTGCCCCTTCTGCGCCGCTGTCTGGGCCTTAGGAACGCCTCCCTCGGGGTCCTGGGAGGCCTAAGTCGTGCTACCTACTTCATTGTGCTGGGCAGTGCCTACAAGCCCTCAATGGTATTTGGGG CTCTGGCGACTGCTGTCTTCGGACAATATCTGTTCGTAAGCATCCGTGCTATCATGTCAAGTCTCGTAGACGAAAATGAGCAAG GCCGAGTCTTCACAGTGCTAAGTTCGGTGGATCAGCTGGCCCAGCTCTTCGGCTCCCTCGCCTACGATAACCTCTTCCCAGTCTTCCTCTCGAAGAACATGCCCGGAGTCACACTCATGCTGGCTGGCTTTGTCGCGATCATACCCACTGTCTTCTTCGG GGTCCTGTACTTCTCCTTGGACAATGTCACAAGAAGGAAAACGAGCGAGAAGCGCCCGCTGCTACCTGGCAACTAA